CGGCGCCTCGATGATTTCGCCGGTTTCCAGCGCGCGCTGCAGGCGTTCCCACGCTTTTTGGCTGTCGACCGCGCGTTTGGACAAGATCAGTTTTTCCTGCTCGTCGTCGATGGCGAGCACTTTCAATTCGACCTCATCGCCGACTTGAACCGCCTCCGACGCGGCGACGACAGGAATGTTGGACAACTCGCGAAGCGGCACGACGCCGTCGTACTTATATCCGATGCTGACGACCGCCTGCTGGTCCTCGAGTTTGACGACTTTCCCCCTTACGATGTCGCCTCTTCGGATCGTTTCGACCCGGGACAGGTCCTGGGCGGCTTCTTCCGCTTGGTTTGCGTGTTCTTCGACCGCGCCGTCGTTCAATTTGGCTTCTTCCGTCATGAACCAATACCTCCTCGTTTCCGTCCCGACCCACGCCGTCCCGGGGAATACCCCGGCCGACCGCGACAGGCGGATTGCCGACAAACGGCTGACACTCATGAAACCGATCATATAATTTCAAGATACCACTTCTCGCAGCGACAAATCAATCGGCGGCCGCCGATTTTTTCAACTGTTCGATCGCCTGCATGATACGCTCGGTCAGCCGCTCCTCCGACAACCCCCCATCCTCCCGAGCAGGATCGATCGGCTCGCCGTAAACGACGCGCAGCCGACCGAACGGCGAATACCGACCGACGATCGCGGCCGGGACGACGAGGGCGCCGGAACGGACGGCCAGCATCGCCGCACCGCGCTTGCCGACCGGGTGGTCGGCTTTCCTCGTGCCGGCGGGAAAAATTCCGACGACGCGTCCTTCGGCGAGCAGATCGAGCGCGCGCCGGATCGAATCTTTGCTGACGCCGCCGCGTCGGACCGGGAACGCGCCGAGGCGGACGATCAGCCACGCCAGTCCCGGCACTCGGAACAGCTCTTCCTTCGCCATAAAATGAATGCGGCGGTCGAGAAACGTGCCGAGCACGGGGGGGTCCCAGTAACTGACGTGATTGGAACAGAGCACGACCGGCCCGTCTTTCGGGAACCGTTCGACGCCGATCGCCTTCAATCCGAACGCAAGCGGAAACACGATCCGCGCGACTTTTTGCAGAATCGCGTACAACATCGGCTAGCCCACCTGCTACATGCGCTCGCGGCACAGTTCGAGAATCCGTTCCGCCACCTGCTTGGCGTCCAGATGCGTGCTGTCGAGCACGACGGCGTCCGGAGCCGGCATCAGCGGCGACAGTTCGCGCTCGCTGTCCAACCTGTCCCTTTGCCGAATCTCCTCCTCGATCTGCTCCAGCGTCGCACCGGGAACCAGGCGCTTCCATTCGCGAAACCGCCTTTCCGCCCTTGCCCGCGGCGAGGCGGTCAAAAACACTTTGACCTCGGCGTTCGGCAACACCACCGTTCCGATATCGCGGCCGTCCATGACCACACCGCCCGCCCGCGCCAGCTCCCGCTGCAAAAAAACGAGCAGGCTCCGAACATCGGGATG
The window above is part of the Candidatus Reconcilbacillus cellulovorans genome. Proteins encoded here:
- a CDS encoding cytidylate kinase codes for the protein MKKINVAIDGPAGAGKSTVARMVAETLGFLYVDTGAMYRAIAWKSLKERLDPDDAEAVSALVRRLCLQVEPAEGGGLRVLVDGEDVGDRLRLPEVTERVSRIARHPDVRSLLVFLQRELARAGGVVMDGRDIGTVVLPNAEVKVFLTASPRARAERRFREWKRLVPGATLEQIEEEIRQRDRLDSERELSPLMPAPDAVVLDSTHLDAKQVAERILELCRERM
- a CDS encoding 1-acyl-sn-glycerol-3-phosphate acyltransferase — translated: MLYAILQKVARIVFPLAFGLKAIGVERFPKDGPVVLCSNHVSYWDPPVLGTFLDRRIHFMAKEELFRVPGLAWLIVRLGAFPVRRGGVSKDSIRRALDLLAEGRVVGIFPAGTRKADHPVGKRGAAMLAVRSGALVVPAAIVGRYSPFGRLRVVYGEPIDPAREDGGLSEERLTERIMQAIEQLKKSAAAD